A single window of Granulicella mallensis MP5ACTX8 DNA harbors:
- a CDS encoding TonB-dependent receptor, which produces MKTLLFAASLAAFALPHAFAETAACHGTTLAGTVRDTTLALIPNATLSLDGAHDETSGSDGSFHFSCISDGSHHLTVMAQGFAKHDLSFTSPHASQLSLVLHPEAVETDVNVSADAGPGSSAAASGPTQTISGSRLQSLADDPDDLKRELQQFSAALGGNPSNATISVDGFQGSSSLPPKGSIAYIKVNPDQFSAEYREPPFDGGRIEVYTKPGQSAFHGALFATNGSPWENARDPFSTSKAAIGKQRYGFELTGPIRKAGSDFALTLEHRSIDNFAVVNAITIDSAGNTSSSISNVATPQRLWLGTARVDWQLGPKNTFITSYSANVNNLQNVGVGGTALAETGYNSEQYEHMFRVSDITTASPHFMHEARLSLRWDGETDTPVSTAPQVQVAGAFTGGGATLGAQRLRELNIEVDDDAIVTTKNHTFKFGTQMMVYDEHQQLTTNFNGTYTFGGGTAPVLDANNNPIPGQTETITGVEQYRRVQLGLAGGSATAFSNVAGTPNVDFTQVQNALFVQDDWNVGHNVHVAYGVRYFVQTDPTILDSIVPRLGILWSPTKKGTWTLHAHSGMFSGRFGETDNAEILRENGTTRVTSTIYNPVYGNPFLGATPIHSLRQFSPHLGNLTWIAENVGGTRTFPHGWNFSADYYVGRIWNYTRTENINSPVNDIPTGPRPGPANLNILQMQASGQGRVNAVFAGIEQHSLKHVQFFFGGVRVNLVDDTDDSELSSPQSSVSDAGEFAHRTNQSVWNIFGNGTFTLPKKIELSTDFHGGGDGHYNITTGFDNNGDGNFNDRPQYATPGTPGAIATPYGLLVASGGKGVFPRNEGVMPWTIYLDANIQRTFTLTRNPKATHQQTLQVNIRSSNLLNHTNVTQVGGVLGSPLFGVPYAADNGRRVEAGLRYSF; this is translated from the coding sequence ATGAAGACACTTCTCTTCGCCGCAAGCCTTGCGGCGTTCGCGCTCCCGCACGCCTTCGCAGAGACGGCGGCCTGCCACGGAACAACACTCGCCGGTACCGTACGTGACACCACGCTTGCGCTCATTCCCAACGCAACGCTTTCGCTGGACGGGGCCCATGACGAAACGAGCGGTTCCGATGGCAGTTTCCACTTTTCATGCATCAGCGACGGTTCCCATCATTTGACTGTAATGGCGCAGGGATTTGCCAAGCATGATCTTTCTTTCACTTCGCCGCACGCGTCGCAACTGTCTCTTGTGCTCCACCCGGAGGCTGTTGAAACAGACGTGAACGTAAGCGCAGATGCCGGTCCTGGCAGCAGCGCGGCTGCCAGTGGTCCCACGCAGACGATCTCCGGTTCCCGCCTGCAATCCCTGGCCGACGATCCCGACGATTTGAAGCGCGAGCTGCAGCAGTTTTCCGCCGCGCTGGGCGGCAATCCATCGAACGCCACCATCTCGGTCGATGGCTTCCAGGGCTCCAGCAGCTTGCCGCCCAAGGGTTCCATTGCTTATATCAAGGTCAATCCTGATCAGTTTTCCGCTGAATATCGCGAGCCTCCATTTGATGGCGGTCGCATCGAAGTCTATACAAAGCCCGGACAGAGCGCCTTTCACGGCGCGCTCTTTGCTACGAACGGCAGCCCCTGGGAGAATGCGCGCGACCCATTCTCGACAAGCAAGGCCGCCATCGGCAAGCAGCGTTATGGCTTTGAGTTGACAGGTCCGATACGCAAGGCCGGCAGCGACTTCGCGCTTACCCTGGAGCATCGCAGCATCGACAACTTCGCGGTTGTGAATGCCATTACGATCGACAGTGCAGGCAATACTTCAAGCTCCATATCGAACGTCGCGACTCCACAACGCTTGTGGTTGGGAACCGCGCGGGTGGACTGGCAACTGGGACCGAAGAACACATTCATTACCAGCTATAGCGCCAATGTAAACAACCTGCAGAACGTTGGAGTGGGAGGCACCGCTCTGGCGGAGACCGGCTATAACAGTGAGCAGTATGAGCATATGTTCCGTGTGAGCGATATCACCACGGCATCGCCCCACTTCATGCATGAGGCTCGTCTCAGCCTGCGCTGGGATGGAGAGACGGATACGCCAGTCTCTACTGCACCCCAGGTCCAGGTCGCCGGCGCCTTCACCGGCGGTGGCGCTACGCTTGGCGCACAGCGGTTGCGCGAACTGAACATCGAGGTGGATGACGACGCGATCGTTACAACCAAGAACCATACCTTCAAGTTCGGTACGCAGATGATGGTGTACGACGAGCACCAGCAGCTCACGACGAACTTCAACGGCACCTATACCTTCGGTGGCGGAACCGCACCGGTACTCGATGCGAACAATAATCCGATTCCGGGGCAAACCGAGACCATTACCGGTGTAGAGCAGTACCGGCGCGTGCAACTCGGACTGGCCGGAGGCTCGGCTACAGCGTTCAGCAACGTTGCGGGAACCCCTAACGTCGATTTCACTCAGGTGCAGAATGCGCTCTTTGTGCAGGACGATTGGAACGTAGGCCATAACGTGCACGTCGCCTATGGGGTGCGCTACTTCGTGCAGACCGATCCCACCATCCTGGATTCCATCGTGCCGCGTCTCGGCATCCTTTGGTCGCCAACGAAGAAGGGCACATGGACACTCCACGCACACTCAGGCATGTTCTCCGGCCGCTTTGGTGAAACGGACAACGCGGAGATCCTCCGCGAAAACGGCACTACACGTGTGACCAGCACGATTTATAACCCGGTCTACGGCAATCCCTTTTTGGGCGCGACGCCGATCCATAGCCTCCGCCAGTTTTCCCCTCACCTGGGCAACCTCACATGGATAGCGGAGAATGTGGGAGGCACACGCACCTTTCCCCATGGCTGGAATTTCTCGGCTGACTATTACGTTGGGCGCATCTGGAACTACACCCGCACGGAGAACATCAACTCCCCCGTGAACGACATACCCACGGGACCGAGGCCCGGCCCGGCGAATCTCAACATCCTGCAGATGCAGGCCAGCGGACAGGGAAGAGTCAATGCTGTCTTCGCCGGCATTGAGCAGCACTCGCTCAAGCACGTGCAGTTCTTCTTTGGCGGCGTGCGCGTCAATCTAGTAGACGATACGGATGACAGCGAGCTTTCTTCGCCGCAGAGTTCTGTGTCCGATGCCGGTGAATTCGCCCACCGCACCAATCAATCTGTCTGGAACATCTTTGGGAACGGCACCTTCACTCTGCCCAAAAAGATTGAACTCAGCACTGATTTCCATGGTGGTGGCGATGGGCACTACAACATCACCACGGGCTTCGATAATAACGGCGACGGTAACTTCAACGACCGTCCGCAGTATGCTACTCCCGGAACTCCGGGCGCTATTGCCACGCCCTACGGGCTCCTGGTGGCTTCGGGCGGTAAAGGTGTCTTCCCTCGCAATGAGGGTGTCATGCCGTGGACGATCTATCTCGATGCCAACATTCAGCGTACCTTTACGCTGACACGCAACCCAAAGGCGACGCACCAGCAGACCCTGCAGGTGAATATCCGTTCGTCCAACCTGTTGAACCATACCAACGTGACACAGGTTGGTGGAGTGCTGGGCTCACCCCTCTTCGGGGTACCTTATGCCGCCGACAATGGCCGTCGTGTCGAAGCAGGGCTGCGGTATAGCTTTTAG